Proteins encoded in a region of the Pseudomonas viciae genome:
- a CDS encoding PLP-dependent aminotransferase family protein, whose product MNNTVPPLSFNPAGIELDRRQGLSRQLYQALRARVLDGRLASGTRLPASRDLAAALSISRNSVVRAYDQLYAEGFIEGRVGDGTYVAKLSATALPLKNISTKVSTGFSTDLSTALSTDWLDLPVVSSSQVIHSDALERVEKHHLVQPPSGPPRAFRVGIPAFDLFPFDVWAKLNAAFWRKPDLQQLCYGDSQGDARLRGLIAAYLRSSRGLHCTAEQIVITSGAQQGISLCAQLLVDPGDVVAVENPGYRAAGHAFAVAGAEVRGVSVDSDGLDCTALGTLSHCRLAYVTPSHQYPTGVVMSLARRLELLAWAERNDGWIVEDDYDGEYRYSGAPLAPLAALDRQGRVLYVGTFGKVAFPALRLGYLVLPPGLVSAFARRRAVDVRHSEVSTQAVMAEFMAAGHFQRHIRRMRRAALVRRDALLAGWPKAVAGVGTMPTVVAGLHVTVPVDSVEREYELIAQATHAGVEINGLSGYWLPTTTTPVRAGLVLGFAAVPPAAIGTALANLAKAWKR is encoded by the coding sequence ATGAACAACACCGTACCGCCACTGTCATTCAACCCCGCCGGCATCGAACTGGATCGGCGTCAGGGGCTCAGTCGTCAGCTGTACCAAGCGTTGCGTGCCCGGGTGCTGGACGGGCGGTTGGCCAGCGGTACGCGCCTGCCGGCCAGTCGCGATCTGGCGGCGGCCTTGTCGATTTCCCGCAACAGCGTGGTACGGGCCTACGATCAGCTCTACGCCGAAGGCTTCATTGAGGGGCGGGTCGGTGACGGTACTTATGTGGCAAAGCTGTCTGCGACGGCGTTACCGCTCAAAAACATATCCACAAAAGTGTCCACAGGGTTTTCAACAGACTTATCCACAGCCTTATCCACAGATTGGCTGGATTTACCTGTGGTTTCATCCAGCCAAGTTATCCACAGCGACGCCTTGGAGCGGGTTGAAAAGCATCATTTGGTCCAGCCGCCCAGCGGCCCGCCGAGGGCGTTTCGAGTCGGTATTCCTGCGTTCGATCTGTTTCCTTTTGACGTGTGGGCCAAGCTGAATGCGGCTTTCTGGCGCAAGCCGGATCTGCAGCAGCTGTGTTATGGCGATTCTCAAGGTGATGCACGCTTGCGCGGCCTGATCGCGGCGTACCTGCGCAGCTCCCGAGGCCTGCACTGCACTGCTGAACAAATTGTGATCACCAGCGGTGCCCAGCAGGGCATCAGCCTTTGTGCACAGCTGTTGGTGGACCCGGGCGATGTCGTCGCTGTGGAAAACCCCGGCTATCGCGCCGCCGGGCATGCGTTTGCCGTGGCCGGTGCCGAGGTGAGAGGCGTATCGGTTGATAGCGATGGTCTCGATTGCACGGCATTGGGTACGTTGAGCCACTGTCGGCTGGCCTATGTCACCCCGTCCCATCAGTACCCGACCGGGGTGGTCATGAGCCTGGCACGGCGCTTGGAACTGCTGGCCTGGGCCGAGCGCAACGACGGCTGGATCGTCGAGGATGACTACGACGGTGAATACCGCTACAGCGGCGCGCCGTTGGCGCCATTGGCCGCGCTGGATCGCCAGGGCCGTGTGCTTTACGTTGGCACCTTTGGCAAAGTGGCTTTTCCGGCCCTGCGCCTGGGTTATCTGGTTTTGCCGCCTGGCCTGGTGAGCGCCTTCGCCCGCCGCCGCGCCGTGGATGTGCGCCACTCTGAAGTCAGTACTCAAGCGGTGATGGCCGAATTCATGGCAGCGGGGCATTTCCAGCGACACATCAGGCGCATGCGTCGGGCCGCCCTGGTCCGGCGTGATGCGCTGCTGGCCGGCTGGCCGAAGGCGGTTGCCGGTGTCGGCACCATGCCCACGGTGGTGGCCGGGCTGCATGTCACCGTGCCGGTGGACAGCGTCGAGCGTGAATACGAGCTCATAGCGCAAGCGACCCATGCCGGTGTCGAAATCAATGGCTTGAGTGGCTATTGGTTGCCCACTACGACGACGCCAGTGCGAGCCGGGCTGGTGCTGGGGTTTGCGGCTGTGCCGCCAGCGGCGATTGGCACCGCGCTGGCGAACCTGGCAAAGGCCTGGAAAAGATGA
- a CDS encoding FMN-binding negative transcriptional regulator, with protein MYNPKAFAVEDLLQLQQMMVDCRLAVLITHGEHGLQASHLPLLLDTQQGPNGSLYGHMARANPQWRDLQAGAEALVIFAGADAYVSPDFYPSKAEHGKVVPTWNYQAVHAYGTAEVFNDPERLRNLVGALTDRHESGRALPWSIDDAPAEYIDSMLRAIVGFALPIQRLEGKRKLSQNRSPVDAAGVRNGLAASPDPQDQALACLMPEQLSKE; from the coding sequence ATGTACAACCCTAAAGCCTTTGCCGTCGAAGACCTGCTCCAACTGCAACAGATGATGGTCGATTGCCGCCTGGCCGTATTGATCACTCACGGTGAACACGGCTTGCAAGCCAGTCATTTGCCGCTGTTGCTGGACACGCAACAAGGCCCCAACGGCAGCCTTTATGGGCACATGGCCCGGGCCAACCCACAATGGCGCGACCTGCAAGCCGGCGCCGAAGCCTTGGTGATCTTCGCCGGGGCCGACGCCTACGTCAGCCCGGACTTCTACCCTAGCAAGGCCGAACACGGCAAAGTCGTTCCAACCTGGAACTACCAGGCCGTACACGCCTACGGCACCGCCGAGGTGTTCAACGATCCTGAGCGCCTGCGCAACCTGGTCGGCGCCCTCACCGACCGCCACGAAAGCGGCCGCGCCTTGCCCTGGAGCATCGACGATGCTCCGGCCGAGTACATCGACAGCATGCTCAGGGCCATCGTTGGCTTCGCCCTGCCCATCCAGCGCCTGGAAGGCAAACGCAAGCTCAGCCAGAACCGCAGCCCGGTGGATGCCGCCGGGGTGCGCAACGGGCTCGCCGCCAGCCCTGATCCACAGGACCAGGCGCTTGCGTGCCTGATGCCTGAACAATTGTCCAAGGAGTGA
- a CDS encoding GNAT family N-acetyltransferase — MNQAEIRLVSADDHAAWLPLWQAYLRFYNTELPDAVSQSTWQRLLDDREPTHAALAWHGDTAVGLVHFIYHRSNWSIENSCYLQDLLVTEHCRGTGVGRQLIEFVYRTAKADGCCKVHWLTHETNATAIQLYERIAERPGFIQFRKAL; from the coding sequence ATGAACCAAGCCGAAATCCGCCTCGTCAGCGCAGACGATCACGCCGCCTGGCTGCCGTTGTGGCAAGCCTACCTGCGGTTCTACAACACCGAACTGCCAGACGCGGTCAGCCAAAGCACCTGGCAGCGCTTGCTCGACGACCGCGAGCCGACCCATGCTGCCCTCGCCTGGCACGGCGACACGGCGGTGGGCCTGGTGCATTTCATTTATCACCGATCGAACTGGAGCATTGAAAACTCCTGCTACCTGCAAGACCTGCTGGTGACGGAACACTGCCGTGGCACTGGCGTCGGTCGCCAACTCATCGAATTCGTCTACCGCACCGCCAAGGCCGACGGTTGCTGCAAAGTGCACTGGTTGACCCACGAAACCAACGCGACCGCGATCCAGCTCTACGAGCGCATTGCCGAACGCCCGGGTTTCATTCAATTTCGCAAAGCCCTGTAA
- a CDS encoding GNAT family N-acetyltransferase: MSTSLADWKGVPAPSTQLIEGRFIRLEKLDPARHADGLWQALEGPGADPKLWDYLPYGPFKDRGAFDAWLENHAANVDPYFFSVIDRANGQVQGILSLMSIVPAQGRIEIGHVTFGAPMQRSPKSTEAIYLLAKESFALGYRRLEWKCNNANARSKYAAERLGFTFEGVFRQHMVVKGQNRDTAWYSMLDSEWPAIAAGFERWLSEENQSADGQVLGLVECRS, from the coding sequence ATGTCGACTTCACTCGCCGATTGGAAAGGTGTCCCGGCACCGTCTACGCAGTTGATCGAAGGGCGTTTCATTCGCCTGGAAAAACTCGATCCGGCGCGTCACGCCGACGGTCTGTGGCAAGCGCTGGAAGGTCCCGGGGCCGACCCGAAACTCTGGGATTACTTGCCCTACGGGCCCTTCAAGGATCGCGGCGCTTTCGATGCCTGGCTGGAGAATCATGCGGCCAATGTCGACCCGTATTTCTTCAGCGTGATCGACCGCGCCAATGGCCAGGTGCAGGGCATCCTCAGCCTGATGTCCATCGTGCCGGCCCAGGGCCGCATCGAGATCGGCCACGTGACCTTCGGCGCGCCGATGCAGCGCTCGCCGAAAAGCACCGAGGCAATTTATCTGCTGGCCAAGGAGTCTTTCGCCCTGGGTTATCGCCGGCTGGAGTGGAAGTGCAACAACGCCAATGCCCGCTCCAAATACGCCGCCGAACGGCTGGGCTTCACGTTTGAAGGGGTGTTCCGCCAGCACATGGTGGTCAAGGGGCAGAATCGTGACACCGCGTGGTACTCGATGCTGGATTCGGAATGGCCGGCGATCGCCGCGGGGTTCGAGCGCTGGTTGAGTGAGGAGAACCAGAGCGCGGATGGGCAGGTGCTTGGGTTGGTGGAGTGTCGCTCGTAG
- a CDS encoding dermonecrotic toxin domain-containing protein — protein MTVFSEHEHGAPSVVPLKPLTLLSNGLRFQPHAFADQWLGQWGLVGDAPVMVTYQEVETEESAAISQRTSVPLRDAVTQGFLIAHQSRVYPSGHSPREGWIYPHRSHMSLDFSSLRVNGKALSPDVLQQLQTGIAPGYQGTGQPVVTEVDAQGNLLSVRGKEQVRQLALLDSNQVKLARLFAGLPTFDSVLKSLLIGKLKIKIAETKFRPSLLEHIDPDHWYVNHFRIDAVGGRSLIASQSFTDVLLSCLATDTPPTYSVGGVGFFTRPDAVEEADSVFASPVDRKVLAAMEAVFYIAQPTTNDSLKRQFRDDFITFRRNKHWGDSLETSTPSTAEAALAHLLSRRFLHLFDLYKADRDSGIALTQSERSQQGEEDRLLDLITTHPGMADRNRLLRTPIPHVYAVMLDMGSATVQKWPAAMVIKRTDQPSLFLYSLEGGIQRFHSFQALVNQVSPTYDGQKRTIRDISSELSGHVFEVAADDLLQIQGTALETYLNAPQNETVALAAFALNVEDALDLPMLSLAGPLAVRQEVLVENSRPDFYKRAAGSEQSTYRNLEKQVLEAAYELGARDVQTLWQFTRQKVKHYLQQTVHPGIDPDPDKCLVTFSFGESASSRQFRTSSLTQLMLDNLRPTQYPNALREVQAVYVVDQDGQRIRHPANGYFVTLTGRELARMVTSIDAGGSYQTLLGKEMNKPDYKKAWQTAYLANMKFKGYEAALRGNEVFKSTVLDTACTPPKPCKRLALWLDAVLRSPTAQTRPLVLGRRVHVHGLLLGGSVGAGEQHGRMSNALSIDGPLIFSDQEGPDIKGTVGVYFPDSPEGDDFHEFADLSDGVAGLLPREEWQAYFRSRIATSDPEEIKRTLGQRGGRPLIRGTLISGDLLEALHRAHANFHSAHADHRSTSNLDVHYQTLGRFGQVAVEIALELATMFLAPGFQMLKSIIKTGLLISRTGSIPLNLKTLAFVHTVANHGGWRLVRNVTLAPRGQSSFRTLTARQTQDEALTGLPLEAAVYRSYAVSDTSVIQGLTADARGFYRTTVSDMATGRVIARPVYVRQPDGTVFRVHDHTKLNATEATLVDPVTGLNIRSVGVMRSTVARLPNGEWRAVGFGRGGGKRPADTPAQPGPSKKPALSVSAVSNSIRTPGTWNNRIMDLVPSIMTRLAIWPQNRSLLIIDEISAGRAWSVRFTPGQHETIYPVAEHPDRADTDVVLRRTGHSHYSLLLGERVVEFEADGDCLFNTLSAGLNEGQAQETFTMQGLRDAAADHVDQHPELSQYVAPPVSDIQQALFESAPSLVNLLDNSAVFDLTRIIYGTPNPHRLFQPTLDYLDLQVKRTIRTAITEAPGTKLPPEILQEVGRLVSPRSPANLMANTSAPFSAQEKVTMQRLFEDILLGPVDDQNILQLLNNKYLLVSRDVAHIMLEYGVTARQLLGHHPRNSLGYVRYDEELHGHLDADAIEELLDGAHLVDRNDLDDAKDLLMRVRGRFVDDDAELFDQFMYADRVERTVDLLRTALGRFPVLRRRVDIILRSPVIIHNLGGMLPVSEIARLIRNPALSDRRFELIAAYADARYGELERTGRIDLDWMQVFDDRNLQSIITYQDNLTAFMRFLGGARQNIESIDVPAVAKLFSPPGQSPSNARAALLFNTPGLLGNLMRLPPDYAMQIWLDLIGPHFSDATIRQALGRPGSLRTGLDFGLALRDSLGAEEARANRIVQHLLSVSQRRAQLYLYNFDFPTNRLGHSRLDFAVYLESHLSIPAWAWQYARRGVTPDSLKQFGEMKPKLE, from the coding sequence ATGACGGTCTTCTCTGAACATGAACATGGCGCGCCTTCTGTCGTGCCCTTGAAACCCCTCACCCTGTTATCCAACGGTCTTCGATTCCAACCGCATGCCTTTGCCGATCAATGGCTGGGCCAGTGGGGCCTTGTTGGCGACGCGCCAGTGATGGTCACTTATCAAGAGGTCGAGACCGAAGAGTCGGCCGCGATCAGTCAGCGCACATCGGTGCCGTTGCGTGACGCCGTGACACAAGGCTTTTTGATCGCCCACCAAAGCCGGGTCTATCCCTCCGGCCATTCGCCACGTGAGGGCTGGATTTATCCACATCGAAGCCATATGTCCCTGGACTTCTCGTCGCTGCGGGTCAACGGTAAAGCCCTTTCGCCAGACGTCTTGCAGCAGTTGCAAACGGGCATTGCCCCCGGCTACCAGGGCACGGGCCAGCCCGTTGTCACCGAGGTGGATGCCCAAGGCAATCTGCTCAGTGTCCGTGGCAAAGAACAAGTTCGGCAGTTGGCACTGCTGGACAGCAATCAGGTGAAACTGGCGCGTTTGTTCGCCGGCCTGCCCACGTTCGACTCGGTGCTCAAGAGCCTGCTGATCGGCAAGCTCAAGATAAAGATCGCCGAGACGAAATTTCGCCCATCACTGCTTGAGCATATCGATCCGGATCATTGGTATGTGAACCACTTCCGTATCGACGCCGTCGGCGGACGTTCATTGATCGCCTCGCAGAGTTTTACCGATGTTCTATTGAGCTGTCTGGCGACGGACACACCGCCGACGTACTCGGTCGGTGGCGTGGGGTTCTTCACCCGTCCGGATGCCGTGGAAGAGGCGGACAGCGTATTTGCCAGCCCGGTGGACAGGAAAGTCCTGGCGGCCATGGAGGCGGTCTTCTATATCGCCCAACCCACAACCAATGACAGCCTGAAACGTCAGTTTCGTGACGATTTCATCACCTTTCGCCGTAACAAGCACTGGGGCGACTCGCTCGAGACCTCAACCCCGTCTACCGCTGAAGCGGCCCTCGCTCATTTGTTGTCCCGACGATTCCTGCACCTTTTCGACCTGTACAAGGCCGATCGGGATTCAGGCATTGCGTTAACCCAAAGTGAACGAAGCCAGCAGGGTGAAGAAGATCGCCTGTTGGACCTCATCACGACCCATCCGGGCATGGCGGACAGAAACCGCTTGTTGCGAACGCCCATTCCCCATGTCTACGCCGTCATGCTCGATATGGGCAGCGCGACCGTGCAGAAATGGCCCGCTGCAATGGTGATCAAACGCACGGATCAACCTTCATTGTTTCTCTACTCCTTGGAAGGGGGCATACAGCGCTTCCATTCTTTCCAGGCGTTGGTCAATCAAGTAAGCCCTACCTACGACGGGCAGAAACGCACGATCCGGGATATTTCCTCTGAATTGTCCGGACATGTTTTTGAAGTGGCGGCAGATGACCTGCTGCAGATCCAAGGCACCGCCCTGGAAACGTATCTGAATGCTCCGCAAAACGAGACGGTCGCTTTGGCGGCCTTTGCGCTGAATGTTGAAGATGCGCTGGATTTACCCATGTTGTCGCTTGCCGGCCCGCTGGCTGTCCGTCAGGAAGTCCTGGTTGAAAACAGTCGCCCGGATTTCTACAAGCGCGCGGCTGGTTCGGAGCAATCGACCTATCGCAACTTGGAAAAACAGGTCTTGGAAGCGGCCTATGAACTGGGTGCCCGCGATGTCCAGACGCTGTGGCAGTTCACCCGCCAGAAGGTCAAACACTACCTTCAACAAACGGTGCACCCGGGCATCGATCCAGATCCGGACAAGTGCCTGGTCACGTTTTCCTTCGGGGAAAGTGCCAGCTCAAGGCAGTTCCGTACCTCCAGCTTGACTCAGTTGATGCTCGATAACTTGCGTCCGACTCAGTACCCCAATGCCCTGCGGGAAGTGCAGGCGGTCTATGTTGTCGACCAGGATGGGCAACGTATCCGGCATCCGGCCAACGGTTATTTCGTCACGTTGACCGGGCGCGAATTGGCCCGGATGGTGACGAGCATCGATGCCGGAGGAAGCTACCAAACCCTGCTCGGCAAGGAGATGAACAAGCCGGACTACAAGAAGGCCTGGCAAACGGCGTATCTGGCCAACATGAAATTCAAAGGTTACGAAGCCGCGCTCAGGGGCAATGAAGTGTTCAAGAGTACTGTGCTCGATACGGCCTGTACTCCACCGAAGCCGTGCAAGCGCCTCGCGCTCTGGCTGGATGCGGTCCTGCGCTCACCGACGGCGCAGACACGCCCCCTGGTCTTGGGGCGACGGGTGCATGTCCATGGTCTTCTGCTTGGCGGTAGCGTGGGCGCTGGAGAGCAGCATGGAAGGATGAGCAATGCGCTCAGCATCGATGGCCCGCTGATCTTTTCCGATCAGGAAGGGCCGGACATCAAGGGAACGGTTGGCGTTTATTTTCCAGACAGCCCCGAGGGCGACGACTTCCATGAGTTTGCCGATCTGAGCGATGGCGTGGCAGGGCTTTTGCCACGAGAGGAATGGCAGGCGTATTTCCGTTCGCGCATTGCCACCAGCGATCCTGAAGAGATCAAACGTACCCTGGGGCAGCGAGGCGGCCGCCCGCTGATTCGTGGCACGTTGATCAGCGGCGATCTGCTGGAGGCCCTTCACCGGGCGCACGCCAACTTCCACAGTGCGCATGCCGACCATCGCTCCACTAGCAACCTGGATGTTCATTATCAAACGCTCGGCAGGTTTGGACAGGTGGCGGTCGAGATTGCCTTGGAACTGGCGACGATGTTCCTGGCCCCCGGTTTCCAGATGCTCAAGAGCATCATCAAGACCGGCCTGTTGATATCCAGGACCGGTTCTATCCCGCTGAACCTGAAAACCCTGGCATTCGTGCACACCGTGGCCAACCACGGAGGCTGGCGCCTGGTCCGAAACGTGACGCTTGCGCCACGAGGCCAATCCTCTTTCCGGACGCTGACGGCTCGCCAAACCCAGGACGAGGCACTGACGGGGCTGCCGTTGGAGGCGGCGGTCTACCGATCCTATGCCGTTTCGGATACCTCGGTGATACAAGGACTGACAGCGGACGCACGCGGCTTTTATCGCACGACAGTCAGCGATATGGCCACCGGCCGGGTTATTGCTCGCCCGGTCTATGTGCGACAACCTGATGGCACCGTGTTCCGGGTGCATGACCATACGAAGTTGAACGCAACCGAGGCCACGCTGGTGGACCCTGTTACCGGATTGAACATCCGCTCTGTCGGGGTGATGAGAAGTACGGTGGCGCGGCTGCCCAATGGCGAGTGGCGCGCCGTGGGATTTGGCCGGGGCGGCGGCAAACGCCCGGCGGATACGCCTGCCCAACCGGGCCCTTCAAAGAAGCCTGCCCTATCGGTTTCCGCTGTTTCCAATTCGATACGCACGCCGGGCACTTGGAACAATCGGATCATGGACCTGGTGCCGTCAATCATGACGCGTCTGGCGATCTGGCCACAAAACCGCAGCTTGCTGATCATTGATGAAATATCCGCGGGACGTGCCTGGTCGGTACGTTTTACCCCTGGGCAACATGAAACGATTTATCCGGTGGCCGAGCATCCGGATAGAGCGGACACAGATGTCGTTTTGAGACGAACCGGTCATAGCCATTACAGTTTGCTCTTGGGTGAGCGCGTAGTGGAGTTCGAGGCCGATGGTGATTGCTTATTCAATACCTTGTCGGCGGGGTTGAATGAAGGGCAGGCCCAGGAGACGTTCACGATGCAGGGGCTGCGTGATGCGGCAGCCGATCATGTCGATCAACATCCGGAGTTGAGTCAATATGTGGCGCCCCCAGTCTCCGACATCCAGCAAGCGCTCTTCGAGAGTGCGCCGTCGCTGGTCAATCTCCTGGACAATTCGGCGGTGTTCGATCTTACCCGGATCATTTACGGCACGCCCAACCCGCATCGCTTGTTCCAACCGACCTTGGATTACCTGGACCTGCAGGTAAAAAGGACTATTCGGACGGCAATCACTGAGGCGCCAGGGACTAAGTTACCCCCCGAGATCCTGCAGGAAGTTGGCCGCCTGGTGTCGCCCCGGTCCCCGGCCAATCTGATGGCGAACACCAGCGCCCCTTTTTCCGCGCAGGAAAAAGTCACCATGCAGCGACTGTTCGAGGACATCCTGCTGGGGCCGGTCGATGATCAGAACATCCTCCAACTGCTCAATAACAAGTACCTGCTGGTTTCCAGAGACGTGGCTCATATCATGCTGGAGTATGGGGTCACCGCCCGGCAGTTGCTCGGTCATCATCCCCGCAATAGCCTGGGCTATGTCAGGTACGATGAAGAGTTGCACGGCCATCTGGACGCGGATGCGATTGAAGAGCTGCTGGACGGTGCCCATCTCGTGGATCGCAATGATTTGGATGACGCAAAAGACCTGCTGATGCGTGTTCGGGGCAGGTTCGTCGATGACGATGCTGAGCTGTTCGATCAGTTCATGTATGCCGACAGGGTCGAGCGGACCGTTGATTTACTCAGAACGGCCCTTGGGCGTTTCCCTGTTTTGCGGCGGCGGGTCGATATTATCCTGAGATCCCCCGTTATCATTCACAACCTCGGGGGCATGTTGCCCGTGAGTGAGATCGCGAGGTTGATCCGTAATCCGGCGCTCTCCGACAGGCGCTTTGAACTCATCGCCGCGTATGCAGACGCCCGTTATGGCGAACTGGAGCGTACGGGGCGCATCGACCTCGACTGGATGCAGGTGTTCGATGATCGGAACCTGCAAAGCATCATCACTTATCAAGATAATCTGACGGCGTTCATGAGGTTCCTGGGCGGAGCGCGGCAGAACATCGAGAGCATAGACGTGCCTGCCGTCGCAAAGCTGTTCAGCCCTCCAGGGCAGTCGCCTTCCAATGCCCGGGCGGCCCTCCTGTTCAATACCCCGGGTTTATTGGGGAACCTCATGCGCCTGCCCCCCGATTACGCCATGCAGATCTGGCTTGACCTGATTGGGCCGCACTTTAGCGATGCGACTATTCGGCAGGCGCTTGGACGACCGGGGTCGCTGCGTACTGGACTGGATTTTGGATTGGCATTAAGGGACAGCCTGGGAGCAGAAGAAGCCCGTGCGAATCGGATTGTTCAACACCTGCTTTCCGTCAGCCAGCGTCGGGCCCAGCTCTATCTCTACAACTTTGACTTCCCCACTAACCGCTTGGGGCATAGCCGTCTGGATTTTGCCGTGTACTTGGAAAGTCATCTGAGCATCCCGGCCTGGGCCTGGCAGTATGCGCGGCGAGGCGTGACCCCTGACTCGCTCAAGCAGTTTGGTGAGATGAAGCCGAAATTGGAGTGA
- a CDS encoding homocysteine S-methyltransferase family protein: MGSATTVILDGGMGRELQRRGAPFRQPEWSALALSEAPQAVEAVHAAYIASGAHVITSNSYAVVPFHIGEARFAAEGQALAALAGELARRAVQASGKAVRVAGSLPPLFGSYRPDLFDASRASELLAPLVTGLAPHVDLWLAETQSSTVEARAIHAGLPKDGKPFWLSFTLKDEDTDEVPRLRSGEPVADAAVVAAELGVEVLLFNCSQPEVIGAAIDAARETFERLGVKIHIGAYANAFPPQPKEATANDGLDPLREDLDPPGYLQWAADWQQRGASHLGGCCGIGPEHIAVLAQKLI; this comes from the coding sequence ATGGGCTCAGCAACGACAGTCATTCTCGATGGCGGCATGGGCCGCGAACTGCAACGCCGGGGCGCGCCGTTCCGACAGCCCGAGTGGTCGGCCCTGGCCTTGAGCGAAGCGCCTCAGGCCGTAGAGGCCGTGCATGCAGCCTACATCGCCAGCGGCGCCCATGTAATCACCAGCAACAGCTACGCCGTAGTGCCGTTTCACATTGGTGAAGCGCGCTTCGCTGCAGAAGGCCAGGCCCTGGCCGCGCTGGCGGGAGAGCTGGCGCGGCGGGCGGTGCAAGCTTCAGGCAAAGCGGTACGGGTTGCCGGGTCGCTGCCGCCGTTGTTCGGTTCCTATCGTCCGGATCTGTTCGACGCTTCCCGCGCCAGTGAATTGCTCGCGCCATTGGTGACCGGCCTGGCGCCCCATGTCGATCTGTGGCTGGCCGAAACCCAAAGCTCGACGGTCGAAGCGCGGGCGATTCACGCCGGGCTGCCCAAGGACGGCAAGCCGTTCTGGCTGTCGTTTACCTTGAAAGATGAAGACACCGATGAAGTGCCGCGCCTGCGTTCCGGTGAACCGGTGGCGGACGCTGCGGTGGTCGCGGCCGAGCTGGGTGTCGAAGTGCTGCTGTTCAACTGCAGCCAGCCGGAAGTGATCGGCGCGGCGATTGATGCCGCGCGGGAAACCTTCGAGCGCCTGGGGGTGAAGATCCACATCGGTGCCTACGCCAACGCCTTCCCGCCGCAACCGAAGGAAGCGACGGCCAACGACGGCCTGGACCCGCTGCGCGAAGACCTCGATCCACCGGGCTACCTGCAGTGGGCGGCGGATTGGCAGCAGCGTGGAGCCAGTCATCTGGGTGGCTGCTGCGGGATCGGGCCGGAGCATATTGCGGTGTTGGCGCAAAAGCTGATCTGA
- a CDS encoding ABC transporter substrate-binding protein, with product MKLQPLLALGLTLLAASSQAFAGTTLDRIEQKKELVGVLMESYPPFSFLNDQNQLDGFDVDVAKAVAEKLGVKLRLETPSWDVIAAGHWSGRYDICICSMTPSKARAEVFDFPVQYYASPAVIVVNAKDDSIHGAKDLSGKKVGLTSASSYESYLNKNLVIEGAEDTRLSYPFENVQIAPYDTDNVAFQDLGLGAGVRLDAVLTNLVTAQPRLTEDKRFKLAGEALYSEPNSVAIEKGDAQWNAKVREVFAQLKQDGTLSKLSQKWIGADITQ from the coding sequence GTGAAACTACAACCATTGCTGGCCCTGGGCCTGACCCTGCTGGCCGCTTCGTCGCAAGCCTTCGCCGGCACCACCCTGGATCGCATCGAACAGAAAAAAGAACTGGTCGGTGTGTTGATGGAAAGCTACCCGCCCTTCTCGTTCCTGAACGATCAGAACCAGCTCGACGGTTTTGACGTAGATGTCGCCAAAGCGGTCGCTGAAAAGCTGGGCGTGAAGCTGCGCCTGGAAACACCGTCCTGGGACGTGATCGCTGCCGGGCACTGGAGCGGACGCTATGACATCTGCATCTGCTCCATGACGCCGAGCAAGGCGCGCGCCGAAGTGTTCGATTTCCCGGTGCAGTATTACGCCTCGCCAGCGGTGATCGTGGTCAACGCCAAGGACGATAGCATCCACGGCGCCAAAGACCTGAGCGGCAAGAAAGTCGGCCTCACCAGCGCCTCCAGCTACGAGAGTTACCTGAACAAGAACCTGGTGATCGAAGGCGCTGAAGACACCCGCCTGAGCTATCCCTTCGAGAACGTGCAGATCGCCCCGTACGACACCGACAACGTAGCGTTCCAGGACCTTGGCCTGGGCGCCGGGGTGCGTTTGGATGCGGTGCTGACCAACCTGGTGACCGCGCAGCCGCGCCTGACCGAAGACAAGCGCTTCAAACTGGCGGGCGAGGCGCTCTATTCCGAACCGAACTCGGTGGCCATCGAAAAGGGCGACGCCCAGTGGAACGCCAAGGTGCGTGAAGTCTTCGCGCAGTTGAAACAGGACGGCACCTTGAGCAAACTCTCGCAGAAATGGATCGGCGCCGACATCACCCAATGA